One stretch of Sinomonas terrae DNA includes these proteins:
- a CDS encoding IclR family transcriptional regulator yields MVTDSERSDPTRESSVLLRGLAILGCFDSPMPVITASAIVKQTGLPPATVHRILTILIEGGAVERVSRGSYRLGLKMWRLGSSVPQARVLRDVALPFLEDLYETTHEVVHLAVRDGLETLYIEKISGRGAVSVTSRVGRRLPLHATGPGKVLLAYGPRDVFDQLVARGLPALTPQTITDPDAIRRSIAEIRRSGYALSREESSVGTASVAAPIFGSLREIIASVSVVVPASTFNPWTLAPVVRAVALGISRGMGAPSR; encoded by the coding sequence GTGGTGACGGACTCGGAACGCTCTGACCCGACGCGTGAGAGTTCGGTGCTTCTGCGGGGTCTGGCGATTCTGGGGTGCTTCGACAGCCCCATGCCGGTGATTACGGCCAGTGCCATCGTCAAGCAGACGGGCCTTCCTCCGGCGACGGTGCACCGTATTCTGACCATCCTCATCGAGGGAGGGGCGGTGGAAAGGGTATCCCGGGGCTCGTACCGGTTGGGTTTGAAGATGTGGCGTCTTGGCTCGTCTGTTCCGCAGGCCCGGGTCCTCCGCGACGTTGCCCTGCCGTTCTTGGAGGACCTCTACGAGACTACTCACGAGGTTGTCCATCTGGCGGTGCGGGACGGTCTTGAAACCCTGTACATCGAGAAGATCTCGGGACGCGGCGCCGTCTCGGTCACGTCCCGCGTCGGTCGACGCCTTCCGCTTCATGCCACCGGTCCGGGAAAGGTCCTTCTGGCCTATGGGCCTCGGGATGTCTTCGACCAGCTTGTGGCCCGCGGGCTACCCGCGCTCACTCCGCAGACGATCACGGACCCTGACGCGATTCGACGTTCCATAGCGGAAATAAGGCGGTCCGGCTACGCGCTCTCGCGAGAAGAGTCATCGGTAGGGACCGCCTCGGTCGCCGCCCCGATCTTCGGCTCGCTGCGCGAGATCATTGCCAGCGTCTCGGTGGTGGTTCCGGCGTCAACGTTCAACCCCTGGACACTTGCGCCCGTGGTCAGGGCCGTGGCGCTGGGGATATCCCGCGGCATGGGAGCTCCGTCACGCTGA
- a CDS encoding MFS transporter, with protein sequence MESLNRATKPWQSPPGVAMSGACRKVTLRLIPLLFLAYICNYLDRVNIGFAQLEMGKDLHFSAAAYGLGAGIFFIGYFLLEVPSNLLLQRVGARVWIARIMISWGAISALMLVVHEPWQFYLMRFLLGAAEAGFFPGVILYLTYWYSGPRRARATAFFFTATPVAGIIGGPLSGWILHGLTGIGGLRGWQWLFLIEGAPAVLVGLLVLASLPDRPATAQWLTDAEKSGIQGELDKEASHKPVHSTWSGFKDGRVLLLSAVYFCFVLGSYGIAFWLPAVIKSTGVADPLQVGLLSAIPWAAALVLMVLGARSSDRTGKRRLHVGAAACLGGVGLVIVSVGSANTVLTMLGLALAAAGVFTALPLFWSLPTAFLSAGAAAVGLAVINSLGNLAGFVANFLVGWLVDSTGSSAIATLVLAGFLLIGTILMLLLPRVIADSPSLDARRP encoded by the coding sequence ATGGAAAGCCTGAACCGTGCCACGAAGCCGTGGCAGTCCCCACCCGGTGTTGCGATGAGCGGCGCCTGTCGCAAGGTGACCCTGCGCCTCATCCCGCTGCTCTTCCTGGCATACATCTGCAACTACCTGGACCGGGTCAACATCGGGTTCGCACAACTCGAGATGGGCAAGGACCTCCATTTCTCAGCTGCAGCATACGGGCTCGGTGCCGGGATCTTCTTCATCGGGTACTTCCTCCTCGAGGTCCCGAGCAACCTCCTGCTCCAGCGGGTCGGCGCCCGTGTATGGATCGCCCGGATCATGATCTCCTGGGGCGCCATCTCTGCCCTGATGCTCGTGGTGCACGAGCCATGGCAGTTCTACCTCATGCGCTTCCTGCTCGGCGCCGCCGAGGCAGGCTTCTTCCCCGGCGTCATCCTCTACCTGACCTACTGGTACAGCGGCCCCCGCCGGGCGCGTGCCACCGCCTTCTTCTTCACAGCAACGCCAGTCGCCGGCATCATCGGAGGACCCCTCTCGGGCTGGATCCTCCACGGGCTCACAGGAATCGGCGGCCTGCGCGGCTGGCAGTGGCTCTTCCTCATCGAAGGCGCACCGGCAGTCCTCGTCGGCCTCCTCGTTCTCGCCTCCCTGCCAGACCGCCCGGCCACTGCGCAATGGCTCACCGACGCAGAGAAGTCCGGCATCCAGGGAGAGCTCGACAAAGAAGCGTCGCACAAGCCAGTCCACAGCACATGGAGCGGCTTCAAAGACGGCCGGGTCCTTCTGCTCTCCGCCGTCTACTTCTGCTTCGTGCTGGGTTCCTACGGCATAGCGTTCTGGCTGCCCGCGGTGATCAAGAGCACGGGAGTTGCGGATCCCCTGCAGGTCGGGTTGCTGAGTGCGATCCCCTGGGCTGCCGCCCTGGTCTTGATGGTCCTTGGTGCTCGCAGTTCGGACAGGACAGGAAAGCGTCGGCTGCATGTCGGCGCCGCCGCCTGCCTGGGAGGTGTGGGCCTGGTCATCGTGAGCGTGGGGTCCGCCAACACAGTCCTCACGATGCTAGGACTCGCGCTGGCTGCCGCTGGTGTCTTCACTGCGTTGCCCCTGTTCTGGAGCCTCCCGACGGCCTTCCTTTCCGCGGGAGCGGCCGCAGTGGGCCTGGCGGTCATCAACTCCCTCGGGAATCTGGCAGGCTTCGTGGCGAACTTCCTGGTCGGATGGCTGGTCGATTCCACCGGGAGCTCGGCGATCGCGACCCTCGTTCTCGCCGGATTCCTGCTGATCGGGACGATCCTCATGCTCCTGCTCCCCAGAGTCATCGCGGACAGCCCCAGCCTCGACGCCCGCCGGCCATAG
- a CDS encoding ketopantoate reductase family protein — MKTAIVGAGAMGQLFGARLQLAGEDVTLFDTQQRTIDALNSSGISLETEKGTEHVSVKARRAEDERGPFDLFVVFTKGFHTRSAVESVQHLLGPGSVGLTLQNGLGHAKILMEFFGPEHTVAGVTDFPADLEAVGRVKSSERGSVRIGSLGPQGHADEVAQAFNRAGLNAKVESDVRIPIWEKVAFNAALNSLSAVTGKVVGDLAKSPDARALISAVLAETRSVAASEGIDLSVERVGGAVESAFANHAAHKTSMLADLEAGRPTEVDFIGGAVVETGRESGVPTPVLETLCRLVRIRTAN, encoded by the coding sequence GTGAAGACCGCAATCGTGGGCGCCGGGGCCATGGGCCAGCTCTTCGGAGCACGCCTCCAACTGGCCGGGGAAGACGTGACGCTGTTCGACACCCAGCAGCGGACGATCGACGCCCTCAACTCCTCCGGGATCTCCCTGGAGACCGAGAAGGGCACCGAACATGTCTCGGTGAAGGCGCGACGGGCCGAAGACGAACGCGGTCCCTTTGACCTGTTCGTGGTCTTCACGAAGGGATTCCACACCCGCTCGGCCGTCGAATCCGTGCAGCACCTCCTGGGCCCCGGTTCGGTCGGACTGACTCTCCAGAACGGCCTCGGGCACGCCAAGATCCTGATGGAGTTCTTCGGACCGGAGCACACAGTGGCGGGGGTGACCGACTTCCCGGCGGACCTCGAAGCGGTCGGCCGTGTCAAGAGCAGTGAGCGCGGATCGGTGCGCATCGGCTCGCTCGGCCCGCAAGGGCACGCTGACGAAGTGGCCCAGGCGTTCAACAGGGCAGGACTGAACGCGAAAGTCGAAAGCGATGTCCGGATCCCCATCTGGGAGAAGGTCGCCTTCAACGCAGCGTTGAACTCATTGTCGGCCGTGACGGGGAAGGTCGTCGGCGATCTGGCCAAGTCCCCGGATGCGCGAGCCCTGATCTCGGCCGTCCTGGCCGAGACCCGCAGTGTTGCGGCGTCAGAAGGCATCGACCTCTCGGTCGAGCGGGTCGGCGGAGCTGTCGAGAGCGCATTCGCCAACCACGCGGCCCACAAGACGTCGATGCTGGCGGACCTGGAGGCCGGGCGCCCCACCGAGGTCGACTTCATCGGCGGTGCGGTGGTCGAAACCGGTAGGGAATCAGGCGTCCCCACGCCCGTACTCGAGACCCTGTGCCGTCTGGTGCGGATCAGAACCGCGAACTGA
- the mdlC gene encoding benzoylformate decarboxylase, with the protein MATTQNTVLEAALNVFRAHGLTTIFGNPGSNELTFLAGLDGDFDFILGLHEQVVVGMAEGYARATGRPALVNLHAASGSGNAMGALTNAHYGHIPMVILAGQQVRRTVGQETMLASTDASLLPAPLVKYSHEPLDAADVPRTLAQAVFETTTHPKRPVYVSVPLDDWAQPALEDDVLLMARSVSTAGALTPELSQELTSAIDGAKRLAIVVGPQVDAAAIEDPEVFGAVVSLAEKSDASVFVAPSPSRGPFPTTHPNFEGVLVPGIKSVRDRLAGYDVVLVLGAAMFRYHRWEPSNYLAPGTAVLHVTQDPREATRAPFGRSIVADVASTAKALDEGVKDRGRRRGAAGSRKLPAARTSSEGMTGTEILEVLNANVNDTVAYVNETTTLDLDYLERIAIERPGMYNFPASGGLGFGLPVAVGMSIGDPDKTVVATVGDGSANYGITALYTAAQRNTRTVFIIVNNEAYGALAGFAQRMGVPDVPGLKLGGIDFVAIAEGYGVTAERTTTREEFEKSYQKALVSTGPVLIDARVVTH; encoded by the coding sequence GGCCTCGATGGAGACTTCGACTTCATCCTCGGCCTCCATGAACAGGTCGTCGTCGGCATGGCGGAGGGCTACGCCCGCGCGACCGGAAGGCCTGCCCTCGTGAACCTCCACGCGGCATCAGGGTCCGGAAACGCAATGGGCGCGCTCACCAATGCCCACTACGGGCACATTCCCATGGTGATCCTCGCCGGGCAGCAGGTCCGCCGCACCGTGGGCCAGGAGACCATGCTTGCGAGCACCGACGCCTCGCTCCTGCCCGCACCGCTCGTGAAGTACTCGCACGAGCCACTGGATGCCGCCGATGTGCCCCGCACCCTCGCCCAGGCAGTCTTCGAGACCACGACCCACCCGAAGCGCCCCGTCTACGTCTCCGTCCCCCTGGACGACTGGGCCCAGCCTGCTCTCGAGGACGACGTCCTCCTCATGGCGCGCTCGGTCTCAACAGCCGGCGCTCTCACCCCAGAGCTGTCGCAGGAGCTCACCTCAGCGATCGACGGCGCGAAGAGGCTCGCCATCGTGGTGGGCCCCCAAGTGGACGCCGCCGCGATCGAGGATCCCGAGGTGTTCGGCGCCGTGGTCTCCCTTGCGGAGAAGTCCGACGCCTCGGTATTCGTGGCCCCGTCGCCCTCCCGCGGCCCCTTCCCCACCACGCACCCGAACTTCGAGGGCGTCCTGGTGCCCGGGATCAAGTCGGTCCGCGACCGCCTCGCCGGCTACGACGTCGTCCTCGTGCTCGGCGCGGCAATGTTCCGATACCACCGCTGGGAGCCGAGCAACTATCTCGCGCCGGGCACCGCCGTCCTGCACGTCACCCAGGACCCCCGCGAGGCAACCCGCGCTCCGTTCGGACGCTCCATCGTCGCCGACGTCGCTTCCACGGCCAAGGCCCTCGACGAGGGCGTGAAGGACCGTGGCCGCCGCCGGGGTGCTGCCGGCTCCCGGAAGCTGCCGGCAGCCAGAACCTCGTCCGAGGGCATGACGGGCACCGAGATCCTCGAAGTGCTCAATGCCAACGTCAACGACACGGTGGCCTACGTCAACGAGACCACCACACTGGACCTCGACTACCTCGAGCGCATCGCGATCGAGCGTCCGGGCATGTACAACTTCCCGGCATCCGGCGGCCTCGGTTTCGGCCTGCCGGTCGCAGTCGGCATGTCGATCGGCGACCCGGACAAGACCGTCGTGGCCACCGTGGGCGACGGCTCGGCCAACTACGGCATCACCGCCCTCTACACGGCCGCCCAGCGGAACACCCGGACCGTCTTCATCATCGTCAACAACGAGGCCTACGGCGCCCTTGCCGGATTCGCACAGCGCATGGGCGTCCCAGACGTGCCTGGCCTCAAGCTCGGCGGCATCGACTTCGTGGCCATCGCCGAAGGCTACGGAGTGACCGCCGAGAGGACCACGACCCGCGAGGAATTCGAGAAGTCATACCAGAAGGCGCTGGTCTCCACAGGGCCCGTCCTCATCGACGCCAGGGTGGTCACGCACTAG